The stretch of DNA AAATCAAAGATTCATGTTGATTGGTTTTTGTGATTTAGTCAAAAACAAGGTGGCTTCTGCTGCTGCCAAATAGGCTTGAGAGCATCGAGATGTGAAGATGTGTATATGATGTGGTATGATCTTGACaatgaaaaagaagaagaagagaaagagagtgaaaAGATATGTGAAGAAGTCAGTCAGTTGGACATATATATGCGAAAAGAAGTTTTTATTTCTATCCCTTTTGGCTTTTTTCAGTTTCGTTTCGAACCTTTTTTGACCCAGTTAGGAGATCCTATTCTTTTGGTATTTTGGAAACTCTTGTTTTCCTATCTTATACGATGTGACTGAGTTTGAATCTACTTTCTATGCAAATCTGTAAGATACATAAGATGTTTGGTGCTGAACATTACTCCCCAGTAAGATTGGGATGACGTCACTCGGTGATATTTCGATCGACGCGTAGAGTTCAAGTTACTAACTTTACTGGCGAAATAAAATATTCCATCTTCCTATGATCACTCTGATTTATACTCCTCACAACCTATTCAAGCAATCGCCCAAGGTCATACAAAGCCCAACAACACCTGTAGTCATGACAACTTCAGCTGACGAGAGATCGTCACACCTCAATCCACCCTCGGTAGATGGGTTCACGGATtaagatggggatgaagatatgAATGAGTTGGACGACtacgagaaagagaggataGCTAATATCAAGTATGTCCAACTTTCACATTCAAGGTTGAAAGGATTCCAATAGCTAATCACGACTGGACGTATCTCTCACATAGAGAAAGGGATAACCTCCTTGCATCTCTTGGACTTTCGACATCATCCAAGAACATATTCGGTATAACTGCTAAGACCAAAACCAAGACACCGACACCCTCATCTGCCGAAGCTAGACGTAAGAGGGAACTGAGAGCTAAGGAAGCTTCGCTACGGAGGGTGATAGAGCCTGTAAGGAGGAGTGGGAGGTTGGCTCAGagggaggtggagatgaagggtTTGGTAGAGTGAGTGGATGACTCTCTTACAAGATGAATGGACGATACGTCAGGAAGGATCTCATCGAGTATCATACTTTTAACCAAAGCATATGATGTGTTCTAACAGAGCTGACGTGATATCTTTATCTTAGAGATGACGACCTCACTCCCCCACCACCTACCACCACCATGAAACCCCAACCACTTATACCAAAAGCAAAGACAATCCATCTTGCACCAGGTCCCTCatactcatcctcatccatcgaaGAAATACACGAACGCGCTCCAAGACCAGGAAGAGGGGTGGATGGAAGATTACTTTTTGAAGGACGGTGGAAAGGCGCTTTCACACCGAATTTGACTCCTCAGGAGATGTTTGAAGGAGGCGCATTTGGAGGAGGGTTCTTTGCGTGAGTATTGCAATCAaacatccatctttcatatTACTCCCTTGGAAAGGTGGATGATACTATGAGATAAGTTAGCTAAAGACAATTCGACATCTTTCCAGAGATACGTATTCAAATATACTCAAATCGGAATTGTCTTCaaaagatgatataccatcTTTACCATTTGTCGTACCCAACCCCACCAAACTACTGAGTAATACCGATCCGGACGGAGAGAATAACAGGTTCAGAGTCAGGGCGGGACAGTCACTTCAGGAATGGGAGAAAGCCGGGTGGATATGGAAAGAGGATCCACGAGGGTGGGCGCAGTGGTATACGAGGTTCTGGGAAGGGAGGAGGTgtcaagatgatgagaggCAGGTGAGAcgatgtgagttgagttcCTTCGAAGTCCCAATTTCAATGCATGATAAACGGCTGACTTTGCGTTGAACGGTAGGGATGAAAGTTGCTGGACCTACTGGAAGGTTCAAGCGGGCTCTACTAAGAAAGCTATCACAGTCTGGTGGTAGAAATGcagtgaaagatgaagatgtgggAGCGGTACTGAGACAATGCCTTTGGCAATGGGGGTATGAGATGAACGAAATAGAATTTGATAGAGCTATGAATGGGGAGTAGGAAGTAGGAAATAATCTCTTGAACATGGTCAAGAAAATAGACATCTAATTAATAGCCAACAATCGACAATACTTCATATAATACCATATAACATCTGAACTTGATTGCTTATCCTACTTGTAATTTACAATCTTAACTGTATCGTAGCATAACCAAATTACCGTCCATCGTATTCCGTAGTAAGATTTCCATAGTTCCATTCCATTGCCTACGCAAATATCATCGTGCGGTCAAGGATAAGTGATGATTGTATAATTCATATTTtgttccttttctttcttttctaAGAAAAGATAATTTAATTTTGATTTACAAACGAAATAAATGAATAAAATATAtataagaaagagaaaaaaaaaaacaccTTTCACCATCCACTAGATCTATCTCCCGTTCAACTCATCCATCTTAAGAAGTCATATAAGTGGCAGGATCAATAGTCTCAGGTAAAGTAGGAATGGCAACGGTGAATCTCTCTTGAATCTTTTGAAGGACTTCGGAATCACCATCGGAAGATACGAATGTGATGGCTGGGTTTTGGTATCATTGCTCACGTAAGCTCTTTGTTCATGTTTAAAATAATCTGAGAAAATATGACCCACCTAAACCCTTGGTACCGAATCGACCTGCTCTACCGACTCGATGGAGGTACGAGTCAGCATCAGCAGGAGCATCATAGTTGATGACTACGTTGACTCGTTCAACATCGATACCTCGACCGAAAATATCCGTAGCTACCAAAATACGTTTCTCGAAAGCTTTGAATTGCTGGAATCGTGAGATACTACAAATATTGCACCAATACATCAGTTTCTGTTCTGTTCTGTTTATTTCTGCTCTATATAGACTGAATAACTCACCGTTCTTGTTGAGGAAGAGCAGAGTGGATACAGATAGATGGGAAATTGCATTCTTGCAATAACGCGTCGAGTTGAGTGGCTCGGGCAACAGATTTGACAAAGATACAGACCTGCGTTGCAATGTCTTTTGTCAGCTAACATGTACCTACTTGGAAAGCAACCCTTCCAGTTCATCAGCTTACCTGGTTGAACTCGAGGTTATCGAGCAAGTCGTTGAGTttcctgttcttctccttctcctcgagCTTGAGGAAGTATTGCTGAAGACCGTGGAGGGTCAATTTGGTCTCGTCATCGACGTAGATTTCCAGAGGCTGACAAAAGACAGGATAAGTACATATCAGCATTCAATGCATGTGAGcaagaatggagaagatcaactcacacTTTGCATGAACTTCTTACAAGTAGTTCGGATGTCTTTGGATAGGGTGGCGGAGAACATCATGACTTGTTTGTGGTGGGGAGTAGCTCGGAAGATCTCTTGAACATCTCTTCGCATGTCTGTGTAATCAGAGCAAGGATGTAGGTTGATTTCCAGGTCGAGGGAGCGAGGGCGTATAGTTCGATTTGGGTGTATTATGCCAGTCATAAGGTcgggaaaaggaaaagaaagagtgagtaaaCCCATTGTAAGCGTATATTCTACCGTTGAAATTACGTCCTACTGAAACAGCCTTCGATTGAAAGACAAGCGGAAGGACGCGAAGGGGTAAGATTGTGCTGTTGAAGCATGTGAAGTTCGAGAATGAGGTGACCCCAATATCGTTTCGGAGCCTCGCCTGGTAGGGTCATAGGTGTTCTTGACGGATACTAATCGATCGATCCCCTTTCACTTGACCAACATAACAAAACCACCACCATGATCCTTCCTACTGTTTCCATCATTATGATGACGATCCACTCCTAGCAAGATACCTGTGATAgaatcctcttccatccgTCTGGTTGTCGGTACCCTGAGAAGGTGACGCAGCCGAAATGccccaccttcatctcacGGCGAGTAAAGTCgattgatatatatatcgtaCCGCCCAGGTCGAGATAAgtaaaagagaaagagacTAACCAAGTGTTTCTAGCATCTTATCACATTCGTCCAATACGAAGTGTTTGACCTTTGTCGCGTTGAGTTTCTTATCCCTGACCAAAGCCATCGTTCTACCTGGAGTTCCTACGACGATGTGTGGACATTTCTCCTTTGAGGCTAAGATCTCTTGATCGGCAGAGATGGGGGTACCACCGTAGAACACACCGGTTCGAACGTTGGTCATGAACTTGGAGAATCTCGCAAATTCATTTCGGATTTGATAAGCCAATTCTCGAGTGTGACATAAGATCACGATTGATACCTCTCCATCGACAGGTTCGCTATCAAGTGGCAAATTCGTCAGCTGCTATAGCGAAGAGACAAATATGGGGAATGGAACATACATCTGTTGTAAACAAGCGAGTACGAATACGGCGGTCTTACCCATACCGGATTTAGCTTGACACAAGACATCAGTACCTAAGATAGCTTGGGGGATACATTCTTGTTGAACTGAGTATCAAACATACGTCAGTTCGTTGATTTCCACTGTCTGGGAGAGATAAGACGCGTACACACCTTCGGAAGGATGTTCAAAACCGAGATCTGAGATGGCTCGAAGTAATTCAGGTTTTAAGAGGAAATCTCTGACAGTTGGTACGGATTAGCACGTTCCAAGACTCGCACTGCATATATCGTTTGGCTCACCTGAAGCCTGTCGAGTGGATACCGACGTAAGAACCTTTCTTATCACCATCTGCTTTGTCACCATTGGTAGCGGTTGTAGCAGCTGGGGCGAAGGTCTCCTCGGCGGCCTCATCGTAATCAACGAGCTCTTCTTCGTCAGGTCGAGACATTTTGTATTGATTCAGAGTTGTTCTTAATTTGATTTACTATATTGGAGCatggaaggaggagaggtagagaagagagaagtaaGAAGTAAGCCGATGTTGTTCATTGTTAATTCCGCAAGTGAAAGAAGACATGTCCCTGTCCACGTCGACTCGTCGCGTTGAAAGAAAATGTTGTGGTACCCACGTTGAGAGAGTTGAAGGAAAGCAGCCGATCCAGTATAATTAAGCAAatgaaggatgaggaagagatgagTTGGGATGCTGAATGCATCGTAAATAGTAAGAGACACGCTCGACCACCACCCACATCAGAGTGATCAATGGAAGGTTAGAGAGGGCGGCGTTATCAAGTGCTCCATCGGAAATATGATCAGTGGCAAATGAGCAACTGGATCGGAAATTTCCCCTAAGAGAAGCAAGCCAAGGATTACCTGATTGGGTAAAGAATGGTGGCATACCAGTAAACGAACATCGTTTTTAGATTTGGATGGAGCAGAGTCGCAAGTCATTactccattcccattcccatcatatcattcCGCCCCTGAACTGAACACCGATTGACTATTATCTACGCGTATCATGTAGTATCGACATTACTCTTTGAgaaaaagatcaaatcaaatcaatcacgTAGACGTAAGCTGCCTGAAGGATTAACAGATTAGATAAACAACAAAATCAATAAAGGATAAAGGATTCGTTCGattgggaaagaagaagaagaggaagaagaagacacGAACACGGTCGGAGGTCAAGGCGGTGCCCCCATACCATACCACACTATataccatcccattctcTACCAGAGCTCTCTTTCCTTTAAACATTTCCCAACTTGGTTCGGCAGATCAATCAAACGGGGAaaacaaagacaaagaatTAGATAAAACAGATAAGATCAACATTACTTTTTAAACGTTTTACGGAGATGTGAGTCATCGTCGGTTTATCAATTGTTTGAATATTGAACGTTGGTCGTTCACTTGTGATTTGACGTGTAATATCACTGAACATGTCTTTCTCAACACAGACACGACTTTATCTTCGGGCCGATATACCGTTTCAGATATCGAGAGATAATAGATACAGTCAAGTGCAAAGCTATTTCGGTGCTaggtgaagttgaagtgaTCAGGTCGGATTGGTGAGTGACAGCTACCTACAGACCCATGCCATCTCCCTCCTCGAATGCTGTCAAGACTGATCATGGTGTCCCAACCTCTGCTCGTTAATCCTATCGTCATCGTGCCCTCATCAACTATACCATCGACTTATGCGAATATGGCGACatatcaccttccacctcatgATCTCGCTCATTCGCCATCCGCCCGGTTTCGCGTCAAATACAGACTGGGGAGGTGATTAGCTGCTGGACTTATTTGATATCCCTGCCTCTCATGTCTTCCTGATTtgcgaaggtgagttgatcgtccTGGGCATGTGGCATATATCCTGACGCCATCACACACCACTTCAGCTCCGATTATGTCAACTCCTAATGCAGGCAACACTGCCTCTCCTGCCCCCAACAACCTCGGCTATCCATTCATCTCGAATCCTAATCCTCAAGCCGGCGGGATGAATTTCCAGCCTCAACAGTACATGTCCAACATGGACATGTCCACCGCATCTCCTATACCTGGTGCATCTGGAGGCCCAGGTGATCCCGGACCTTCGTCGATGgcccaacaacaacaaggacAGTTCCGACCTCAATTTTCTCAAGGCGGAGTGACACCTCAACAGATGGCGATGCTTCAGCAATTCTCTCAGGCTGCTCAAAGTCAAGGTCCTCAAGGTCAGGCAGGCCAACCTCGCCAGTTCACTCCCCAACAATTGCAGATGGCTATGGCTTCTATGCAAGCGCAGCAAGGAGGAAATGTCAATCCTCAAGCGCTGATGGCAGCGATGAGAGCCAGTCAGCAAGCTCAGCTGGGGCAAATacctcaacaaggtcaacagcagcagcagcaacaacaaccacGACCCCCAAACCAACAGATGAATAACTATGGTAATGTTCCTCAGCAAAATGTCGGTACATCCGGTCAGCAGAACGTCAACCCGGCTCAAATTGCCTTCCAGCAGCAACAGCGATTACAGCAGATGATGCAAGCTCGTCCGAATTCCGGTTCACCTGTTCGTCCTCATCAGCAAATCAATTCCATGCCTCCTCCGCCGATCCCGAATTTGCAACcccagcagcaacaacaacaacagcaagGTAACTTTGCTTCCCCACAAAACGCTGGCTTTCCTCAACAAATGAACAGCAACCCACAGGGTGGATTCCATCTTACTCAGCAGCAGAGGGATTTCCTGACTAGTCAGCGCAACGCGTTGTTCATCAATCCTCAATTCCTTGCTATGACGCCTCAGCAACAACAGACAGTCATCGTTAgtcaacagcagcagctaaTCAGAAACATGACAGCAGGTCAGATGCCACCTATGGGTCAACAGCCGAATCAAgcacaacagcaacaacctCCACAACAAGCTCAAACACCTACCAATCGAccaacatcagctcatggCACTCCTGGATCGGGTCAAAGTCCGAGTATAGCTCGTCAGCCGACACCTCAGCAGATGGGCACACCTCAAGCCCAGCAAGTGCAAACTCCTCAATCGTCTCACGTCCAGACTCCTCAACAGCCCATGTCAAGTCTGCCCCAACATATGGCACCCCCTCGTCCAGCGTCAGCGGCGTCCCAACGAGCTCCATCACCCCATCAAGGTATGCAAGGTATGCCCGCATCGCCCGCAATGATGCAGCAGCCAGGTAGTACCCCTCCGCCATCGAGCACCATGTATCCTTCTAGTGGACAGCAGATGAATGCTCCTTCGCCTACTCCGTCCAACGTCTCTCATCATAGTCAACATCAGACTCCTGCCCACACACACATGCAACCTCCACCTCATTCGGTCTCACCTGTTCACGCTCGTTCACAAACACctgttcaacctcaacaagtTGGCACCCCTCAATCAGCTCAGTCTAACAACCCAGTCACTGTGAATGGAATATATCAAGGGAATCAGCAATTCCAACCGCAACAACAGTTTCAGCAGGGCATGGGTACCCCTCAACAAGGTTCTCAACCGTATCCACAGGCGTTTCCTGGAGTCAACCAAGCTGGCCCTTCGAGTTCTCCTGCACAACAAGGGGGCTTCCCCGTCCAGCCGATTGTGCCAACGTTGCAAAATCTCACACCTgctcagcagcagcagatgGCTTCTGCGATGAGCTTCATTAGTCAAGCTGCGCAAGCTCAGCAGCCTCCAGGGCATGGTAATACTCAGCAACAAGTCAGACCtattcaacctcctcaaccgATGACACCCGCTAGACCACCCGCTGGGATACATGTTCCTAACATCAATACCTCAGATTTCCCCTTTGATGCCAGATTGCTACCTCACATCCAGCACCTCAATGATGAGAAATGGAGAGCGAATGCGAATCCCCAATTGATAGCTGCTGTTCAGGCTGCTGCCGCGATAGTCCCTACTCTTCGTCACGATATCATACAGCGAATGCAGAACGTCCTCTTCCACTCAGCGAGGATAcaagctgctcaagctgtTCGGCCACCTCCACCAGGACAGCAGCCTCAACAAGGCGATCAAAGTGGGATTCCAGGATTTTCACCTACGACAGGTCAAGCAGGAACTCCTGGAGCGATACCACTTAACCAACAGCAGAGGATATGGCAAGCTCAGCAGAATGCTCAAGCACAGGGATCACCAGCCTCCGTCAATAGTGCTAGTCCTGCAATCCgtcctccaccacctcatctacctcctgTATCTAACATGCCAGGCTCTCCTTCACCCCGTATTTCATCCATAGATCGGCGCTCTTCTGGTTCAGGAAAAGACAAGTTGATCAAAGGGGAGAAAACACCTCAACAAGCTTCGATGCCGCCGCCTAGtttcattccttctcattcTGTCGGGTCCTCCAGACCTTCGCATGCTACCCCCGAAGCGTCTAtacctccacctcaacctaGTGCAGCACTACACGGTGGTCAACCTCAGAGCATCAAAGTCGGAGCAAGTTCTTTACCAGTGAAGGAATGGGAAAACGCCCTGAGAGTCGATCTACCCATAACGAAAATCACAGCTTTGCCCGTGAACGATATCGAAGAATCTGAAGACCCCACTTTCAAAGGTGCTTTACCGCCTATGAGTGAATTTGAGAAACTTCAGGTGAAACAATGGTTAGAGAAGGATCAAGAGTTTGTCGCGACCGAGAGGGGGCAACTCCCGAAGAGGAGcgcgaagatgaagagatgggCTGAAGAAAGTGATAAAGCCACTCCTTGGTGGATGTTACGCAAAGGTGAAATGAGAGCTAAACCCAATCAGAGATTAAGGATTGTATGGCCTAACCAGAAGGATCAAGATAGAATGGCTAGATCTCACAGAAATAGGACGTTAATCAAATTTTCTCCTGCTCAATTGAAATCGATggctgaagtggaagatcaTATTGTCCCTGTGAGATTGGATTTGGAACATGATAATTTCAGATTGAAAGATACTTTCATGTGGAACGTTTCTGGTGAGTCTATTCTTCATTGTATATTCGATATATGggaagctgatatcctctCTGTCCTATGTTTCAGACAAAGTCGTTACACCTGAATTATTCGCTCAATCTCTATGCGACGATTTCCAAGTGCCCCATCAGCATTTCGTATCTAGAATCGTAGCTGCCATTCAAGAGAGAGTACAGGAATATCAAGCTCACGTCTTACCTATCACTCATCGAAAATCTAAAGAACATAATAGAGGTAAACTTGATCCGGAGGGAGACGCCGATTCCAAAGCCATGGTTGAGATTTTCAGAAGAATAAGGGAAGGTAGCGCgattgaggaagagatcaaaaCTGATCCAGGAGAGGAACacaatgatgatcatatcaaGATCGTTTCATTcgatcatgttgatggtaaTGCAGATGAAGAAATTCTTGTCCATGTTGATGGTGACGAGGCAGATGGTGCTGTGAAGGcggaggtgaaggtggaagtgatagatgaagaacGTCCGATGACGGTCGAAGAAGCTATGCAGAGTCTACCTAAGGAGGAGACTGAGGAACTGAGGATTCtcatcaaagtgagtcagctgcaTACTGGCAAACTGTTGAGCGAACAACTCGCGCTGACCATCATGTTACAGGTTGATATAATCATCGGTACTCAGAACCTATCAGATAGCTTTGAATGGGACCTCAACTCGACTGTCACCCCCGAAGAATTTGCTGCTTCCTATGTCACCGAATTGGGTTTGAGCAAAGAGTTCGCGTGAGTTGAGAAGTTTGCAATTGATCGAAATCATGTCGGACAGCCAGCTGACATCGTGCGATACAGCACTGCACTGGCTCATGATATCCACGAGCAAATTATGGTTCACAAGCGATCCCTTTTCCTCGTTGGTCATACCTTTGGCTCTGGACTTGTTCTCGATGACGAAATGAGGCTCGCTT from Kwoniella europaea PYCC6329 chromosome 2, complete sequence encodes:
- a CDS encoding ATP-dependent RNA helicase SUB2, with protein sequence MSRPDEEELVDYDEAAEETFAPAATTATNGDKADGDKKGSYVGIHSTGFRDFLLKPELLRAISDLGFEHPSEVQQECIPQAILGTDVLCQAKSGMGKTAVFVLACLQQIEPVDGEVSIVILCHTRELAYQIRNEFARFSKFMTNVRTGVFYGGTPISADQEILASKEKCPHIVVGTPGRTMALVRDKKLNATKVKHFVLDECDKMLETLDMRRDVQEIFRATPHHKQVMMFSATLSKDIRTTCKKFMQSPLEIYVDDETKLTLHGLQQYFLKLEEKEKNRKLNDLLDNLEFNQVCIFVKSVARATQLDALLQECNFPSICIHSALPQQERISRFQQFKAFEKRILVATDIFGRGIDVERVNVVINYDAPADADSYLHRVGRAGRFGTKGLAITFVSSDGDSEVLQKIQERFTVAIPTLPETIDPATYMTS